In a genomic window of Halalkalicoccus sp. CG83:
- a CDS encoding aldo/keto reductase, whose protein sequence is MEYHSLGSTGTDVSKLCFGTWRFGKESNGTVETSREEAHDLLDTAWDHGINFIDTANVYGTPHGTSEEYIGEWLAERDRSDFVLASKVYFPFDGWGEPGPNDSGLGRKHIREQIEGTLDRLGTDYLDVYYIHRWDEETPIEETLDALDTLVDKGKVNYLGASTMAAWQLTKALWKSEVEGFERFDVTQPLFHAAYRDDVADYLEVCADQDLAVCPYSPLAGGFLTGKYEKEGEEVVGPEGSRADLDERFEDYYVSDRGWHVLDEIRTVADEVDATPAQVSLRWLIDQEEFSCTPIVGARTTDQLEENVGAVEVDLSREQRERIDDARYEEEGRRFGH, encoded by the coding sequence ATGGAGTACCACAGTCTCGGTTCGACCGGCACCGACGTCTCGAAGCTGTGTTTCGGCACGTGGCGCTTCGGAAAGGAGAGCAACGGCACCGTCGAGACCAGCAGGGAGGAGGCACACGATCTGCTCGATACCGCATGGGATCACGGGATCAACTTCATCGACACCGCGAACGTCTACGGCACCCCACACGGGACCAGCGAGGAGTACATCGGTGAGTGGCTCGCCGAGCGCGACCGGAGCGACTTCGTGCTCGCCTCGAAGGTCTACTTCCCGTTCGACGGCTGGGGCGAGCCCGGACCGAACGACTCCGGTCTCGGTCGAAAGCACATTCGCGAGCAGATCGAGGGGACGCTCGATCGGCTGGGAACGGACTACCTCGACGTCTACTACATCCACCGCTGGGACGAGGAGACGCCGATCGAGGAGACGCTCGACGCGCTCGACACGCTCGTCGATAAGGGGAAGGTCAACTACCTCGGCGCCTCGACGATGGCCGCCTGGCAGCTGACGAAGGCGCTCTGGAAGTCGGAGGTCGAGGGCTTCGAACGCTTCGACGTCACCCAGCCGCTGTTTCACGCCGCCTACCGCGACGACGTCGCCGACTACCTCGAGGTCTGTGCGGATCAGGACCTCGCGGTCTGTCCGTACTCGCCGCTCGCGGGCGGCTTCCTCACCGGAAAGTACGAGAAGGAAGGCGAGGAGGTCGTTGGCCCCGAGGGATCGCGCGCCGACCTCGACGAGCGCTTCGAGGACTACTACGTCTCCGATCGAGGGTGGCACGTGCTCGACGAGATCCGCACGGTCGCCGACGAGGTCGACGCCACCCCCGCACAGGTCTCGTTGCGCTGGCTGATCGACCAGGAGGAGTTCTCGTGTACGCCGATCGTCGGTGCACGCACGACCGACCAGCTAGAGGAGAACGTCGGTGCGGTCGAGGTCGACCTCTCGCGCGAGCAGCGCGAGCGCATCGACGACGCGCGCTACGAGGAGGAAGGCCGGCGCTTCGGCCACTAG
- a CDS encoding PstS family phosphate ABC transporter substrate-binding protein: MTDDQADGRSGAVSRRNVLAAGGTALALSIAGCANNEGSSDNGSGDEGLGGGGGNGDSDLSGEVIVTGSSTVFPISDQMAQNFMEENPDVNVTVDSTGSGGGFENHFCPGNSDINGASRPIKEEESASCEENGVEPVEFQVAGDALTMAVSPDNDWVDSMTYDQMAQIWQEGGAETWADVNSDWPDEEFELFGPDDTSGTFDWFTENVVGEAGNHRSDYEPTEDDNIIVEGLENNEYSIGYFGFAYYQENQDRVKALAVAESEGDEPVEPSLEAAQAGDYPMARPLFIYPSGNSLSEKEQVYAFTEYYLDNSDESFIGEEIGYVPSNSEQVDENLSTLEEYQ, encoded by the coding sequence ATGACGGACGATCAAGCCGACGGGCGAAGCGGAGCGGTGTCGCGTCGAAACGTGCTCGCGGCGGGGGGGACTGCGCTCGCACTCTCGATCGCTGGCTGTGCTAACAACGAGGGGTCGAGCGATAATGGTTCAGGTGACGAGGGACTCGGCGGCGGGGGCGGAAACGGCGATAGCGACCTCTCGGGCGAGGTCATCGTCACCGGATCGAGCACGGTGTTTCCCATCTCGGACCAGATGGCACAGAACTTCATGGAGGAGAACCCCGACGTCAACGTGACCGTTGACTCCACGGGAAGCGGCGGCGGCTTCGAGAACCACTTCTGTCCGGGTAACTCCGACATCAACGGTGCCTCGCGACCGATCAAGGAGGAAGAATCCGCGAGCTGTGAGGAGAACGGCGTCGAACCCGTCGAGTTCCAGGTCGCCGGCGACGCGCTGACGATGGCCGTCAGCCCCGACAACGACTGGGTCGACAGCATGACCTACGATCAGATGGCCCAGATCTGGCAGGAAGGCGGTGCGGAGACGTGGGCCGACGTCAACTCCGATTGGCCCGACGAGGAGTTCGAGCTGTTCGGTCCGGACGACACCTCCGGTACCTTCGACTGGTTCACCGAGAACGTCGTCGGCGAGGCCGGCAACCACCGCAGCGACTACGAACCGACCGAGGACGACAACATCATCGTCGAAGGGCTAGAAAACAACGAGTACTCGATCGGCTACTTCGGCTTCGCGTACTATCAGGAGAACCAGGACCGCGTCAAGGCGCTCGCCGTCGCGGAAAGCGAGGGCGATGAGCCGGTCGAGCCAAGCCTCGAAGCCGCACAGGCCGGCGACTACCCGATGGCGCGGCCGCTGTTCATCTACCCGAGTGGGAACTCGCTCAGCGAGAAAGAACAGGTCTACGCGTTCACGGAGTACTACCTCGATAACTCCGACGAGTCGTTCATCGGCGAGGAGATCGGCTACGTTCCGTCGAACTCCGAGCAAGTAGACGAGAACCTCTCGACGCTCGAAGAGTACCAGTAA
- the pstC gene encoding phosphate ABC transporter permease subunit PstC: protein MSGNSGTASESITYGSVGRGIQERLIKLLLFSCAALTVLVTLSILVTLTYDTITFFGFEAVDVVSFLTETNWEPRSGQYGVWPLVSATLTVTVVSALVAIPIGTAAAVYLSEYASPQMRSVLKPALEILAGIPTVVYGYLALVYLTPWLRAAGLPLGTFNLLSASVMVGILIVPMVSSLSEDAMSAVPDSLRQAGYGMGATKFQVSTGIVIPAAVSGVFSSYILALSRAIGETMIVVMAAGLQTNLFDPLDPFGSLASSGRTMTAAMVNAVTSDATGASPEYYSMFAIGLTLFVITFTMNLLSNRIAARYREEYQ from the coding sequence ATGAGCGGAAACTCAGGCACAGCGAGTGAGTCAATAACCTACGGTTCGGTCGGCCGTGGAATACAAGAACGATTGATCAAGCTCTTGTTGTTTTCGTGCGCCGCGTTGACGGTGCTGGTCACGCTCAGTATCCTCGTCACGCTCACGTATGATACGATCACCTTCTTCGGGTTCGAAGCGGTCGACGTCGTCTCGTTTCTGACCGAAACCAACTGGGAGCCACGAAGCGGCCAGTACGGCGTCTGGCCGCTCGTGAGCGCGACGCTTACGGTTACCGTGGTCTCCGCGCTGGTCGCGATTCCGATCGGGACGGCCGCCGCCGTCTACCTCTCGGAGTACGCCAGCCCGCAGATGCGGTCAGTGCTCAAGCCGGCCCTCGAGATCCTCGCGGGGATCCCGACGGTCGTCTACGGCTACCTCGCGCTGGTCTATCTCACCCCGTGGCTCCGCGCCGCGGGGCTCCCACTCGGCACGTTCAACCTGCTCAGTGCGTCAGTCATGGTGGGGATCCTGATCGTGCCAATGGTCTCGTCGCTCTCGGAGGACGCCATGAGCGCCGTTCCCGATTCGCTGCGTCAGGCCGGCTACGGAATGGGCGCGACGAAGTTCCAGGTCTCGACCGGGATCGTGATTCCAGCTGCGGTCTCGGGCGTCTTCTCGTCGTACATCCTCGCACTCAGCCGTGCGATCGGTGAGACGATGATCGTCGTCATGGCTGCCGGGCTCCAGACCAACCTGTTCGACCCGCTCGATCCGTTCGGCAGTCTCGCGAGCTCCGGTCGTACGATGACCGCGGCGATGGTCAACGCAGTCACGAGCGACGCGACGGGTGCTTCGCCGGAGTACTACAGCATGTTCGCGATCGGGCTGACGCTGTTCGTCATCACCTTTACGATGAACCTGCTGAGCAACCGCATCGCGGCGCGTTACCGGGAGGAGTACCAATGA
- a CDS encoding DUF7546 family protein — MIETGHETPDALRWLPERFQPRTSTLLYGAALVNAEVLLVAAYLLASGASVDDPFGLVYPFVWINVGLWAIVRTDPVARERRHRRLVGVVAGVYLLALFVLGGMLWTAHPEAPTGFDVSMLTPGVGPVLAYNGTLVRFTLVPFLVVGYAALAYLVYATLLDAAGSAIGGVVGLFSCLSCVWPLIAPIFVGAFGSAGAAAATSLQSYVAGTAIFLATVALLYWRPFKREHEPESEREPPDDPRERWERGGRDR; from the coding sequence ATGATCGAGACCGGACACGAGACGCCCGACGCCCTCCGATGGCTCCCCGAGCGCTTCCAGCCCCGAACGTCGACGCTGCTCTACGGGGCGGCGCTCGTCAACGCCGAGGTCCTGCTCGTCGCCGCATACCTGCTGGCCTCCGGCGCGAGCGTCGACGACCCGTTCGGCCTCGTCTACCCGTTCGTCTGGATCAACGTCGGCCTCTGGGCGATCGTGCGGACCGATCCCGTCGCCCGCGAGCGCCGCCACCGCCGGCTCGTGGGCGTCGTCGCCGGCGTCTACCTCCTCGCGCTGTTCGTCCTCGGCGGGATGCTCTGGACGGCCCACCCCGAGGCGCCCACCGGCTTCGACGTCTCGATGCTCACGCCCGGCGTCGGACCCGTCCTCGCGTACAACGGGACGCTCGTGCGCTTCACGCTCGTCCCCTTCCTCGTCGTCGGCTACGCCGCGCTCGCCTACCTCGTCTACGCGACGCTGCTCGACGCGGCCGGATCGGCGATCGGTGGCGTCGTCGGACTGTTCTCGTGTCTCTCCTGTGTCTGGCCGCTGATCGCGCCGATCTTCGTCGGCGCGTTCGGCAGCGCCGGCGCCGCGGCGGCGACGAGCCTCCAGTCCTACGTCGCCGGGACCGCGATCTTCCTGGCGACGGTGGCGCTGCTCTACTGGCGGCCGTTCAAGCGCGAGCACGAACCCGAGTCCGAGCGGGAGCCGCCCGACGACCCGAGGGAACGTTGGGAACGAGGAGGACGGGACCGCTAG